The DNA sequence ATTGCTCTTTGTTGATCTTCTCTAGAGGCAAATTGATCGAATCAGTAATGTGACCATTGTTAAAATCCACAGGCTTGCGAATATCAACAACGACCGCATTTTCGCGGTTAACCATCATCGTCATCTGGTGACTGTTAACCATTTTAATACCCGACATTGCACCGTTTACGTAACTCGCAACTAACAGCACAAATAAGATAACCCAAGCCGATGCCATGATCGGGTGGTTACCCAAAAACTCAATAAATTGTGTCATTTAATGTATTCCATTTTTACAACAAAAGTCGCGCGATTATACCCGCTTATGGGGCATAGTCCAAAAGCTAAATTTTTGTACATGTTGAGTAATTGACGTTAGAATAAACAGTCTAAATGTCACTTGTATGAATTAGGAAGAATATGTCTAACAAAAAACCATTTGTGCTTTGTATTCTCGATGGTTGGGGCCATCGCGAAGAGACGTCAAACAATGCCATTGCCAATGCCAACACCCCTGTACTGGATAATTTGTGGAGTACACGTCCAAGTACGTTAATTTCGGGGAGCGGTATGGACGTAGGCCTGCCTGACGGACAAATGGGTAACTCAGAAGTTGGACACGTAAACCTAGGTGCTGGCCGAGTGGTATACCAAGACTTTACTCGTATTTCAAAAGCCATCGACGATGGTGATTTTTTTACTAATGATGCATTAGTTGGTGCAGTTAAAGGTGCCGTCAATAACGCTGGTGCCGTGCATATTTTTGGTCTTTTATCTCCAGGTGGCGTTCACAGCCACGAAGACCATATTCATGCAATGATCAAATTAGCCGAACAACAAGGTGCCAACAAAATTTACGTGCACGCCTTTTTAGATGGCCGTGATACACCACCTCGTAGTGCCGAAAAATCCATCGCTGCGCTAGAAGCCCACTTTGCAGAGACTAAGTCAGGCAAAGTTGCGACACTAATTGGCCGTTATTACGCAATGGATCGTGACAATCGTTGGGACCGCGTAGAACAAGCCTACAATCTATTAACTCTAGGTGAAGGCCAATTTGAAGCCAATACCGGCGTCGAAGGTCTTCAAAACGCCTATGACCGAGACGAAAACGATGAGTTTGTCAAAGCAACAGTGATTGGCGATAAAGTGACGATTAATGACGGTGACAGCATTGTATTTATGAACTTCCGTGCTGACCGCGCTCGCGAAATTACTCGAGCGTTCGTCGAGAAAGAATTTGATGGTTTTGAGCGTAAAGTAACCCCTCAGTTACACGATTATGTGATGTTAACTGAATACGCAGCCGATATTGATACAACCGTCGCCTTCCCGCCAGTTGCTCTTAATAACGTTATGGGTGAGTGGTTAGCTAAACACAATAAAACTCAGTTGCGAATCTCTGAAACAGAAAAATACGCACACGTAACCTTTTTCTTCTCGGGTGGGCGTGAAGATTTGTTTGAAGGTGAAGACCGCGAACTGATCCCATCTCCGCAAGTAGCCACATATGACCTACAACCAGAGATGAATTCTGAAATGCTAACAGACAAGCTGGTTGAAGCGATTAAGTCAGGAAAATATGACTTTATCGTTGTTAACTACCCTAACGGTGACATGGTTGGTCACTCGGGTGTATACGAAGCAGCAGTTAAAGCCTGTGAAGCGGTAGACGCCTGTATCGGTCGAGTAGTAGAAGCATTAGAAGAAGTCGGTGGTGAAGGTATTATCACCGCTGACCACGGTAATGCAGAACAAATGAGTGACCCTAGCACGGGCCAAGCGCATACTGCACACACAAGTGAGCCTGTACCATTTATTTATGTTGGTCGTGACGCTAAGCCAGTTGAAGGTGGCGTGCTTAGTGACGTTGCCCCGACTATCTTAACGTTAATGGGTATGGAGCGTCCTCAAGAAATGACTGGCAAACCACTGATGCTAGTTGATTAATTGAGCGTAGCTTGATTAGATAAGGGTTAACGGTTGTTAACCCTTTTTTGTGACCGTTTTACTCGTTAGCATATAACCCGCAGTTTGAAATTTTAGTTTGGGAACCGTTATAACATGGGCAGGAAGTCGCCAATCACTTTGTCATCATTACGACCATTATTATTTGTTCATTTGTGGCTGGGCATCTCTGTCCTACTCTCTAGTACTTCAGTGCTCGCCAATGACAACAAAAGCCAACTAGAAAAGTCGAATGAGCGCCTGGCTCAAATTCAACAGCAAATCGAAGCACAAGCCAAGAAGCTAGACCAACAAATTG is a window from the Psychrosphaera ytuae genome containing:
- a CDS encoding rhodanese-like domain-containing protein, coding for MTQFIEFLGNHPIMASAWVILFVLLVASYVNGAMSGIKMVNSHQMTMMVNRENAVVVDIRKPVDFNNGHITDSINLPLEKINKEQLGALEKQKKSPIVVVCNAGISAKTAARVLSKQGFENVSVLTGGMQTWTSANLPVIKSK
- the gpmM gene encoding 2,3-bisphosphoglycerate-independent phosphoglycerate mutase, with the translated sequence MSNKKPFVLCILDGWGHREETSNNAIANANTPVLDNLWSTRPSTLISGSGMDVGLPDGQMGNSEVGHVNLGAGRVVYQDFTRISKAIDDGDFFTNDALVGAVKGAVNNAGAVHIFGLLSPGGVHSHEDHIHAMIKLAEQQGANKIYVHAFLDGRDTPPRSAEKSIAALEAHFAETKSGKVATLIGRYYAMDRDNRWDRVEQAYNLLTLGEGQFEANTGVEGLQNAYDRDENDEFVKATVIGDKVTINDGDSIVFMNFRADRAREITRAFVEKEFDGFERKVTPQLHDYVMLTEYAADIDTTVAFPPVALNNVMGEWLAKHNKTQLRISETEKYAHVTFFFSGGREDLFEGEDRELIPSPQVATYDLQPEMNSEMLTDKLVEAIKSGKYDFIVVNYPNGDMVGHSGVYEAAVKACEAVDACIGRVVEALEEVGGEGIITADHGNAEQMSDPSTGQAHTAHTSEPVPFIYVGRDAKPVEGGVLSDVAPTILTLMGMERPQEMTGKPLMLVD